A region of Bos javanicus breed banteng chromosome 17, ARS-OSU_banteng_1.0, whole genome shotgun sequence DNA encodes the following proteins:
- the RSPH14 gene encoding radial spoke head 14 homolog isoform X3, whose amino-acid sequence MGAIGKLTDCSDAQQNAEKGSLPASAFSFRGSPSAGLGARSPSSLCLKRLKPEPRCQCSSVLPYAPCISEPPGALGIVNSGLIPSLVWKLQREEEEIQVLLLDTLAACLTEDATEALASRAVPFLKEKLLSTNCDIRSKAARTLIAVSVPPEGKIQVWQHDVIPILVHLLKDRDEEVQANAAGALMNATVTTEGKYAALDAEATRPLLQLLTSSLSKARLNAIKALTMLAEAPEGRKLLQPHVATFRALEEDFSPAVQRAAQIAIRVIEWKP is encoded by the exons ATGGGCGCCATTGGGAAGCTCACAGACTGCTCGGATGCTCAGCAAAATGCAGAGAAGGGCAGTCTGCCAGCTTCTGCTTTCAGTTTCAGGGGGAGCCCATCTGCGGGCCTCGGAGCCAGGAGCCCCTCGTCCCTGTGCTTAAAAAGACTCAAGCCAGAACCAAGATGTCagtgctcctctgtcctcccctacgCGCCGTGCATCTCAGAGCCCCCAG GGGCCCTGGGCATCGTCAACAGCGGCCTGATCCCCTCGCTGGTGTGGAAGCTGCAGCGGGAGGAGGAAGAAATCCAGGTGCTCCTGCTGGACACGCTGGCCGCCTGCCTCACGGAGGATGCCACCGAGGCGCTGGCCAGCCGCGCGGTGCCCTTCCTGAAGGAGAAGCTTCTGAGCACCAACTGCGACATCCGCAGCAAAGCCGCCCGCACGCTCATCGCCGTCAG CGTCCCCCCGGAGGGCAAGATCCAGGTGTGGCAGCATGACGTCATCCCCATCCTGGTTCacctgctgaaggacagggacgaGGAGGTGCAGGCCAACGCGGCGGGGGCGCTCATGAACGCCACGGTGACCACCGAAG GGAAGTATGCGGCCCTGGACGCAGAGGCCACCCGcccgctgctgcagctgctgacctcgTCTCTGAGCAAGGCGCGCCTGAACGCCATCAAGGCCCTCACCATGCTGGCCGAGGCACCTGAGGGCCGCAAGCTCCTGCAGCCCCACGTGGCCACCTTCCGGGCGCTCGAGGAGGACTTCAGCCCGGCCGTGCAGCGCGCAGCCCAGATCGCCATCAGAGTCATCGAGTGGAAGCCCTGA